From the genome of Coffea eugenioides isolate CCC68of unplaced genomic scaffold, Ceug_1.0 ScVebR1_23;HRSCAF=104, whole genome shotgun sequence, one region includes:
- the LOC113756545 gene encoding disease resistance protein RPM1-like has product MCFTPTTNLATNSRRLNLSQKLNIAIDVASALQYLHNHCEAEIVHCDLKPCNILLDNDLVARVGDFGLAMLLPEPINRSSEQGTSSNICCKRINQLCSHRFEIKMPLKSIMEPMGANGGHSPPPQYDDSQLQEWVKQVREVAYDTEDVLDDFTFRFARGHADGFFGRFGKIYNSMKNLKARHRISLEMKDIKARVVEISARHQRYQSLYGTQEIGSRSSHVASADCDIRDQALLIEEAKLVGIDQPKKELTSKILDDHSHLKVVSVVGMGGLGKTTLVKKVYDDAAVKKQFQSHAWITVSQNFQFKVILRNLIQQLYDEIRQPVPPQVDSMDGIRLSEFVRDFLKERRYILVLDDVWSQNAWETVKYVLPDCNTASRVVLTTRITDVAYASCLASHDFIQMKPLSYDDSWTLFCNRTFQSNGCPSNLEEVCRKILKKCEGLPLGIVTMGGVLGLKDKDKIDEWEMIFRGFGSEVDGSGKLDRIRKILLLSYSDLPHHLKNCVLYLSIYPEDHPIDVANLLDKWLVLGFIEKEEGMIATDIAMRYLKELVNRSLIQVKDTWYDGRLKECGLHDILREIIVSKSKEQSFTTIATGYCTRWPDNVRHLAIHNFTDNPPQGFSSLKCLRSVETFGYEGPLTTSFLSKFLCGGPKFLKVLNLTGAELDNIPKEVFKLFHLEYLDLSGTRVKIIPKSIGQLQNLEFLILAETTITELPVEILKLRKLRSLSLYRIGDYSNNLSVWGFKSPDGIGKLTSLEILRIIEADGGKRVREIGKLIQLRQLWITKLRREDGGLLPVKADQPSRVTHRLR; this is encoded by the exons atGTGTTTTACACCA ACAACCAATCTGGCAACAAACTCAAGACGCCTTAATCTTTCTCAGAAGCTGAACATTGCAATTGATGTGGCTTCAGCATTGCAGTATCTTCACAACCACTGTGAAGCAGAGATTGTTCATTGTGATCTTAAACCATGTAACATTCTTCTTGACAATGATCTTGTTGCTCGTGTGGGTGATTTTGGATTGGCAATGCTTCTCCCAGAACCCATCAACAGATCTTCCGAGCAAGGAACCAGCAGTAATATTTGCTGTAAAAGGATCAATCAGTTATGCAGCCACAg GTTTGAAATTAAGATGCCATTGAAATCAATAATGGAACCAATGGGGGCTAATGGAGGTCATAGCCCTCCTccccaa TACGATGACTCTCAACTCCAAGAATGGGTAAAGCAGGTTCGAGAAGTTGCTTATGATACAGAGGATGTTCTCGATGATTTTACCTTCCGCTTTGCTCGTGGACACGCGGATGGATTCTTTGGCCGTTTTGGAAAGATCTACAACtcaatgaaaaatttgaaagcCCGCCATCGGATTTCTTTAGAGATGAAAGATATCAAGGCCAGAGTTGTAGAGATTTCTGCAAGGCATCAGAGGTACCAGTCTCTGTATGGTACTCAAGAAATAGGCTCCCGCTCTTCGCACGTGGCAAGCGCAGATTGTGATATTCGTGATCAAGCACTCCTAATTGAAGAAGCTAAGCTTGTTGGCATCGATCAGCCCAAAAAAGAGCTCACCTCCAAAATCCTTGATGACCATTCCCACTTGAAAGTAGTTTCAGTGGTGGGAATGGGGGGACTCGGTAAAACCACCCTGGTGAAAAAGGTCTACGATGATGCTGCAGTGAAGAAACAATTTCAGAGCCATGCTTGGATAActgtttctcaaaattttcaattcaaaGTCATCCTCAGGAACTTGATTCAACAATTGTATGATGAAATCAGACAGCCGGTGCCTCCACAAGTGGATTCCATGGATGGTATTAGGCTCAGCGAATTTGTCAGAGACTTCCTCAAAGAAAGAAGGTACATCCTTGTCCTTGATGATGTGTGGAGTCAAAATGCTTGGGAAACTGTCAAATATGTATTGCCTGACTGCAATACTGCTAGTCGTGTTGTATTGACAACACGAATTACCGATGTAGCTTATGCATCTTGTTTAGCATCCCATGACTTTATCCAGATGAAGCCTCTCTCTTATGATGATTCTTGGACCCTTTTTTGCAATAGAACATTTCAAAGTAATGGTTGCCCTTCAAATCTAGAAGAAGTTTGtagaaaaatactaaaaaaatgtGAGGGCCTACCACTTGGAATTGTAACAATGGGTGGTGTTTTGGGTTTGAAGGACAAGGATAAGATAGATGAATGGGAGATGATTTTTCGTGGCTTTGGCAGTGAGGTAGATGGTAGCGGTAAGCTTGATAGAATTAGAAAGATACTCTTACTTAGCTACAGTGATTTGCCTCACCATCTTAAAAACTGCGTATTATATCTAAGTATCTATCCTGAAGATCATCCAATTGATGTCGCTAACTTACTTGATAAATGGTTAGTACTAGGATTTAtagaaaaggaagaaggaatGATAGCGACTGATATAGCTATGAGATATCTAAAAGAACTCGTCAACCGAAGCTTAATCCAAGTTAAAGACACATGGTACGATGGCAGATTGAAGGAATGTGGTCTTCATGATATTTTGCGTGAAATCATTGTTTcaaaatctaaagagcagagTTTCACAACCATAGCCACTGGATATTGCACAAGATGGCCTGACAATGTTCGACACTTGGCAATCCATAACTTCACTGATAATCCTCCACAAGGCTTCAGCAGCTTAAAGTGTCTTCGGTCTGTGGAAACATTTGGGTATGAAGGTCCTCTCACAACTTCATTTTTGTCCAAGTTTTTATGTGGTGGTCCCAAGTTCCTAAAGGTTTTAAATTTGACGGGAGCTGAACTGGACAACATCCCGAAGGAAGTTTTCAAACTATTTCATCTCGAGTATCTGGATCTAAGTGGCACCAGAGTTAAAATCATTCCAAAATCTATTGGGCAACTTCAAAACCTAGAATTTTTAATTCTGGCCGAAACCACTATAACGGAGTTGCCCGTGGAAATTCTAAAGCTGAGAAAACTCCGTTCCCTCAGCCTATACAGAATAGGTGATTATTCAAATAACCTTTCAGTTTGGGGCTTTAAATCTCCGGATGGAATTGGAAAGCTTACTTCCTTGGAGATTCTGAGAATTATAGAAGCAGATGGTGGTAAAAGAGTAAGGGAGATTGGGAAGCTCATTCAGTTGCGGCAATTATGGATCACAAAGCTGAGGAGAGAAGACGGTGGTCTCCTCCCTGTCAAGGCTGACCAACCTTCGAGAGTTACACATCGTCTCCGTTAA